In Brachyspira pilosicoli, the genomic window ATTGCTGCATATACTGCCTTAAAACTCTTGTTACTTTATTTATTTGTTCTATCATATGGACAGGTACTCTTATAGTTCTTGCCTGATCGCTTATAGAACGAGTGATAGCCTGACGAATCCACCAAGTTGCATAAGTTGAAAATTTGTATCCTTTTTTATACTCAAATTTATCAACTGCCTTAATAAGACCAATATTTCCTTCCTGTACTAAATCAAAGAAATGAAGTCCCCTGTTAGTGTATTTTTTAGCTATAGATATAACAAGCCTTAAATTAGCCTTAACAATATGGTCTTTTGCCTGAGCAATTTTTCGTCTTGAAGAATCAATTTTTCTTACCCATTCAACTAAAGTTTCTTTATCTGTACGAACCTCATCATAAATATCAGCCATACGAACTTGAGAATTATGGAAACTTGTTAATACTGCTTTTATAGCTTCCGGAGTAATATTAAACTCATCAACAAGTCTAGTATATATCTTTTTGCTTCCGCTTTCAATTTCATTGTAGTAATTTTCAAAATCACTTATCTCTTTACCGTATCTCTTTTCTAATTTTTCAAAATACTCTTCTATCTGATTGATTCTATGCAAATAAAACTTTAACTTCTCTGCAATTCTATCGATTTCCATTCTATTAAGCTTTACTTTGCTTAGCAGTTTTACTATATTTTCTTTTATCTCATTTTGCTCATTTGTAAGAGTTTTTTTAGTTTTTTGTGTAGTTGCTTTTTTTATTCTCTTATCTAAAGCTAAGTATTTTTCTGCTAAATCAACATATTCTTTTTCAAAGTTTTTATATTTTCTCTCTAATTTTCTTTTTTCTTGTGTTGAAACATTATATATTCTTGGCGGTTCTAATATCTCATGTATAGATACCTTACCGCTATGCACACATTTTATAGTGTTTAAAACCTCTCCAACAACTAAATGAGTGTTTAATATAATGGACTCTATTTCAGATTCTCCCAGTTCTATCTTTTTAGAATACTCCACTTCATCATCATGTGTAAGCAAATCAACTTTACCTATCTCTTTAAGATAAAGTCTTATAGGGTCATCATTGTTTCCAACTTTATCTTCTACATGTATGAATCTTGCAGCATCATCAATTTTATTTTGATTTTTAGAAAGACTTTCAAACTCTCTCTTGTCTTCGACAATAGCAATCTTTCTTGTACTTAATAATTGAAAAAGTATATCCATTACATCAGTATCCATATTGTCTATGGCAGCATTAATCTCTTTGAATGTAAGATATTTGTTAGCGTTTCCTTTTTCAAGCAATTTTCTAATTTTTTCATTATTTTTAATTAGAAGATCGCAATCCTCTTCAATCATCATAATCACTTCCTTGATATAGTTTTTCCTTTTGCTTATTTAGTAAATGTATTTCACGGGCTTTATTACATATAGCTTCAAATCCTTCATTACTGTGGAGCGTTGTAGTTTTTAATACTTCCTCTCTCCTATAGTCTATATCCCCGCTTTTTATCTTTACAATAAGCTCATCTAATTTTTCTTGTATATTATCACTATACAGTTTTTCCTTGCTTCTTATCTGATTAGCTATATGCTCGTTTCCTAATACGTTTAGAGCATCTTCAGCTGTTGCATCTTTATTAAGAGTTAAGAGCCTTATATAAAATTCCCTTGTGATATCTTTTTTAATAAGATCTACACCTATCTCTTTCTCTGCCTCTTTTATTAAAGATGGATTCAAAGCAAGTAAATATATTAAACTATTTTCATAGTAAAATTTATTATCTTTTACATTTTTTTGTAAAGCAGAAACAGTTTTTGTGTTTTGAGCTTTATTAGTTAAAGTCTTTAAATAATCTCTATTGAAAGCATCTCTATCAATAGAAAGTTCTGATGAAACATGAGAAATTATCATTTGTTTTTCTGTCTCACTTTTCAAAACATCTAAATACTTATAAAACAACTTTACTATATAGAGTTTTTCTTCTATACTAAGTAATGCTATATCTTTATTAGCTGATGTTTTTAATAAAAAATCATACCAAGCAAGTTTTTTATTATATAGTATATCAAAACCATTAGCATTATTTATAGTAAAAAACTCATCTAAATCTTTAGTTGTTTCTATCAATAGTATAGTCAATTTTAAATCAAACTTCAATAGTGTTAATATAGCCATTTTAGTGGCTTTTTGCCCAGCTTCATCATTATCCAAAGCTAAAACTACATTGTTGGTATATTTTTTTATTTCTTTTGCATGTTCTTCTGTAATGGCAGTACCTAAGCTTCCAACAACATTTTTTATATTCATTTTGTGGCAAGCAATAGTGTCCATATAGCCTTCTACCAATATAACTTCATCTTTTTTCATTATATGTGTTTTGGCTACATTTATACCATATAAAGTAGATTTTTTCTTAAATATTAAACTTTCTTTTGAGTTTAAATATTTCGGCTCTTTTCCATCAATGCTTCTTCCGCCAAAGCCTATAATCTCCTCTTTTTCATTGATTATCGGAAACATTATTCTATTTATAAATGTGTCATAAAAATGGTTCGGATTATTTTTACTTATGCTTGCTAAACCTAATGCATTTATATTGTTTGTAGTAATATTATTTTCATTTAAAGCTCTAATTAGAGCATTCCAGCTTGGAGGAGCATATCCTATTTTGAATTCCTTTATAATAGAGAATGGTATTTTTCTTTTTTTTAGATAATCTATAGCCTCTTTATAAAAATATTCCCCATTATTATTTTTTAATAAAAGATTTTTACCAAAGAAGTTGCAAGCTATTTTATTTATTCTTTTGCTTTCTACAAATATTTGGTCTTTATGTTTATTTTTTTGAGAGAAAAAATTGCTGGTATCAATAGAAAATCTATTTCCAAGATATTTTACAGCTTCTTTAAAATCCATAGCCTCTTTTTCTTTTAGGTATGTAAATATATTTCCTTTAGCACCGCATGTAAAACATTTATATATACCTTTAGAATCGTCAACAGACATAGAAGGATTTGCCTCTTGACCATCTTTATGAAAGGGGCATTGAACGGTATACTGATTGCCGCCTCTTGATATAACTTTATATCTATCTCTCAATATATCTATTAAAGAGACATTGGATAAAAGCTGATTTAGTTTTTCTGTAAATAAAGTATCCACAATGTTTAAAATATAGTATAGTTTAATTTATTTGTGTATAAATATTATTAATATTTTAAAAAAAGTCAAGTATAATATTATGTTCTTTCTTTATACTTTATTATAAAATAAACAATGATGAATTAATAATATTTTTATTAATTTATATATTTTATAAATTATTTAGTATTAGAAAGTATAATATGTATAATTAGTTTGCTATATCTTTTATTAGTTTGGAAGCCTCTTCAAATCTGTTTCTAATTTCTTTCCAATTTTTTTCTTTAATCAAATTTACAGGGCATAACCAAGAGCCGCCGCATGCAAATACATTTTTATTTTGAAGATATTCTTTTACATTATCAATATTTACTCCTCCTAAAGGCATGAATTTTACTCCTGCATGCTGATAAACAGGAGATATATTTTTTATCCAATCAATACCTCCATAAAGACCAGCATGGAAAAATTTTATATATTTATATCCGTAAGCTAAGCATTGCTCAACCTCGGCTGGAGTTGCAGCACCTGGTATATAATAATAGTTTTTCTTTTTAGCATATTCGAGCATTATAGGCTGAAAACCTGGGCTAATTATTATATTTGTACCTAAATCAAGTATTTTATCAACTTGTTCTGTATTTAAAACTGTGGCAGCAGCTCTTGGAAGAGTAGGATAGTCTTTGGCTAATATCTCTAAAGCCTTGTAACTATATTCTGTTCTAAGTGTTAATTCTATAGAAGGCAAAAACTCTAAGCAAAGCTCAGCTATATTTCTTATCTCCTCTTCATTTTCTACAACTACTACAGGTACAATTTTATTTTGTATGTATTTTTCTAACATAAAAATCCCATAAAATATTCTTTATTATTATTGTTTATAAAAAATCTTAATAAAAGTTTATATTTAGTATTACAGTAGTTTAATTTATCATATTTAGCTGTTAAAGTAAATATTGGCATTATTGAAGCATATATTTTCTATTACATTTCCTAAATATTTAATATCATTAGGAATTTCTCCTTTTTCAACCCATTCTCCTATTATATTGCATAGTATTCTTCTAAAATATTCATGTCTCGAATATGATAAAAAACTTCTCGAATCGGTAAGCATTCCAACAAATAAACCTAATGAAGCAGTATTCGCAAGAATTTTTATTTGTTCTTCAATTCCTTCTTTATTATCGCAAAACCACCAAGCAGAACCAAGCTGCATTTTTCCTTTTATATTTCCATCTTGAAAAGAGCCCATAAGAGTTGAAATAGGGTAGTAGTCTTTATTGTTAAGACTATAAAAAATCATTTTTGGAAGTCCGCCTTCATTATTAGCAGCTGTTAATAGTGATGATAATTTTTCTATAATATTAGAATCTCCTATAGAATCATAGCCCGTATCAGCGCCTAATTTTTTGAACATCACTTCATTATTGTTTCTAATGGCAGATATATGTAATTGCATAACTAAATTTGATTCTCTGTATTTTTTTATTAATTTCATAAGAATATACGTTTTATATTTTTCTATATCTTCATTGGATAATAATTCTTTATTCATTGCTTTTTTTAAAATATTATCTACGCTTTTTTCACTATCTGAATTAAACGGGACTATAGATAATGAACAGTCGCTTGATACACAACCTAAACTCTTAAAATAATCTATTCTTTTATATAATGCTTCAATTAATGATTTTATATCTTTTATATTTACTTTACTTGCTTCTTCCAACTTTTTTATATAACCACTAAAATCAGGCATATCAATATTTATAGCTTTATCAGCTCTAAAAGATGGTATTATTTTTGTGTCAATTTTTCCTATTTGAGCTTTACCTTCGTTTATTAATTTATGATATTCTAAATTATCTATTGGGTCGTCAGTAGTACCTATTGTATGAACCCTAAATTTTTTAAGAATATCTTTAATAGTCATATTATCTAACTTTTCATTAGCTTTTTCCCATATTATATTAGCATTTTCTTCATTAATAATTTCGTAAATATCAAAATACCTTTGAAGCTCCAAGTGACTCCAATGATATAAAGGGTTGCCTATTAAATTAGGCACGGTTTTTACCCAAGCAATAAATTTATCATAATCATTTGCATCTCCTGTTATAAATTTTTCATCTATTCCATTAGCCCTCATCATTCTCCATTTATAATGATCTCCATAAAGCCAGATTTCAGTTATATTATTAAATTTTTTATTTTCAGCAATTTCTTTTGTGTTTAAATGACAATGATAGTCAAATATAGAACATTTATTAGCATAATTATGAAAAAGCATTTTTGCTGTTTCATTATATAATAAAAAATCTTTATCCATAAAAGTTTTCATGATTTATCCTCTTTTTTAATTTATACTAAAGATTTTATGTTTTGTCAAAAAAAATTGAAAGTTTTTATTAAATTTTAAAACGTATAATAGCTAAAAAGTTATAAAGCGAATTTTCTATATACCGAAAATATAATATCATCAATAAATGGAGTAATAAATATGTTACGTTCTTTATGGACTGCTGCAAGCGGTATGAATGGTATGCAATTTAAAACAGATACAATAGCAAACAACCTTGCTAATGTTAACACCATTGGATATAAAAAAGTAAGAGCAGATTTTGAAGATTTAATATATCAAAACTTAAAAATACAGGGCACTCCTGCAACAGAAGATACCGTAACACCTGTTGGACTTCAAACTGGTTTGGGGGTAAAAAGTGCTGCTACACAAAAAATGTTTGACCAAGGTTCATTGCAGGCTACTGGAAATAAATTAGATTTAGCATTAGAGGGAGAGGGATTCTTCCAAGTGTTGATGCCTGATGGAAGCGTATCATACACAAGAGATGGTTCTTTTAAAGTTGATGCTAATGGTCAGCTTGTTACTTCTAACGGATACAAATTAGTACCTGAAATTATTTTTCCAGAAAACTTCCTTGTAGAAAAAATTAGTATATCAAGAGAGGGAGTTGTTTCTGTTACAATAGGAGATGAAAATGAACCTGTTGAGTTAGGAAACATCACATTGCATAGATTTATAAATCAGGCTGGACTGCTCTCTATAGGTGATAATTTATATAAAGAAACTGTAGCAAGCGGACCTGCATTTGAAGGCGAGGCTGGTTCTAAAGGTTTCCCTAGAATACATCAAGGCTTTGTTGAAATGTCTAATGTTAAAGTAGTAGATGAAATGGTAGATATGATAGTTGCACAGAGAGCTTATGAAATGAACTCTAAAGCTGTACAAACTAGCGATAATCTACTAGCTACTGTTGTAAATTTAAAAAGATAATTTAATTAATAGTTAAAAAACAAAGAGAGTTTTTAATTTTTTTAAAAGCTCTCTTTTCTATATATATCACCGTAAGTATCTTTTTTAGCTGCATAAAGCGATGTAAGCATATCATATTCTTCTTTAATATCTTCAGAATAAGAAAGCTTTGTTTCATCATAATTACTTCCAGCATTATAATATCTAAGACTCTGTATTATATCGCCATTAAATCTATTTAAAAGTTTAGCTATAAACCTAGTGCCAAGTATGATGTTTTCTCTATGATTATATCTATTAAGAGTAGGATCAACATCTTTATTTGCTATAGGAGTAATTTGGCAGTATCCGTAAGCATTTTTCTTAGACAAAGCAGTCGGTATAAAATCACTTTCTATTTTTATTAATGCTATCATAAGTAATGGATCTATATCATAGCTTTGAGATATATCGAAAACATCTTTAATAAACCAAAAATCTTGATTATAGTGATTAGAAATGTCTTGTATTAAATTAACCCAATTATTTGTTACAAAAGAATAATTATTAATATTGAAACTATGTGTCTCTAAATTACCAGCACACAGTATTAAACTAAAAATGATTACAATTCTTTTCATAATTTTACCCCCAATAAAATTAAAGTTTTTCTTCGCTCCTTTAACTATTTAAAAAATAGTAGCTATAAATTAAAGTCATAAAATTATATACTATTTTTTCATATAAATCAATAGTTTATTAGATATTTTATACATATAAAAAAATATTTTTAGTTGACATAATATATATATATACTGTACAATATAACATATTATTATTTTATATATTTCGAGGTTTTATAGATGCAAAACTCTATGGACAATATTTTAAATCATATATCCTATAATATAAAAAATGAAGATTATGAAGGAACTTTGGAAGCTTTAGATAATATTCTAAAAAAAGTACCAAAGAATTATAGAGCTAATTTATACAAAGGCCAATTGTGTGTTGAGATAAAAAAATTTGATGATGCAATCAAATATTTTGAGGAAGCTAAAAGAGTAGATATTAATACATTCAAATCTTATAATTTGCTTGGTATAAGCTATCATGCAATAGGAAACTATGATAAAGCTATAGAATGCTTTTATGAAACATTAAAAATACTTCCAAAATCTTATACAGCATACAATTTGCTTGGTATAAGTTATTACAAAAAAAATGAACATGATAAAGCAATAGAATGTTTTAATAAAGCAATAGAGATTAATCCTAAGTATGATAAGGCTTATAACAATTTAGCATTATATCATTATAGAAGTAAAAATTATGAAGCAGCAATAAACTTTTTTGAAAACTCAAAAAGTATGGATGAGATGACTTTTAAAGCTTATGATATGCTTGGAATGTGCTATTATAATATTGACAATTATGATAAAGCGATAGAATGTTTAAATAGATATTTGCAAAGCAACAGCCGCTCTTATAAAATATCAAATACATTAGGAGCAATATATTCTTACCTAAAAGATTATGACAAAGCAATAGAGTATTTTAATAAAGCAATAGAAATTAACCCTAAATATGCTAATGCTTATAATAATCTTGCATTAATATTTTTTAATAAAAAAAACTTTGATAAAGCGGCATTATATTTTGATAAAGCAAGAAAGTTTGATTTGGATTCTTTTACAGATTATTATAAATTGGCAATTAGTTATTATTCAAAAAAATACTATTATGAAGCAATAGAATATTTTAATAAGGTGATAGAAAGAAATGCTAATTCATATAAGGCTTATAATTTTATTGGGCTTTGCTACTCATCAAACGAAGAATATGATAAGTCTATAGAATATTTTAAAAAGGCTATAGAAATAAATGATATGTATTACAAGGCCTATAATAATTTAGCTAATGCATATTTAAATTTAAAAGACTATGATGAAGCTATAAAATATTTTAAATCTTCTATAGATATTAATGATAATGATGAGGCCTATTATGGAATAGCTATTTGTTATTATAACAAAGATGAAAAAGAAACAGCAGCATATTATTTAAATAAAAATATTGATAACATAAATGAAAATTATATAGATATGCTTTTTAATATTTATATAGATTTGGAAGATTATGATAAGGCAATTGTATGTGTTAGAAAAAACAATAAATATTATGATAAGCTTATAAATATTTTGTATAATAAAAAAGAGTATTCAAAAATAATAACTTTATTTGAAGAAAACAATAATATAGTTAATGAAAATAATGAGATTATAGCTAATTCATACTTCTATACAAAAAATTATGATAAAGCTATAGAATACTATAAAAAACTGTTAGAAACAAATAAAGACAATTTTATTTATTATAATAATATTGCTATTTTATTTTTCTTAAAAAATGATTACTCTTCTATTGTTGAAACTTATTTAAAATATTTAGAGAATAATGGTTTAGCAAGCTACAGTATATTTTTGCTTTCATATAGTTTACTTGCAAACAAAAAAATTAGCTATAATGATTTTTTAAAACTAACAGATAAATGTTTAGAGAAAAGTTTGATATATACAAATTATACAAAAACTATATATCAAACTTTTAAATATGATACCAACACTTTAAAAACCATATTTGAAAACAGAATACAATTTTGTGATTCTCATACTATATTAAAAGATGAGTTCACAGAAAATCATTTAAGAGCATTAAAACCTATATTAGAAAAAGTGGATATAATTTCATTTTATAAAAATATAGATGATATTAATAATTGGAATACTGACACTATATGCATAGAATATGAACTATTAGATTCTAATATATGCATTGCTCATAAAAACGATAACACTAACATATACGGTAAAAAGGCTAAGTTTTTATCATCTAATGAAGACATAGAATACGGCAATTTGCTTTCTATTTTTTATAAAGATAGAGATAAAATAATATCATATAAAAAAGAATTACAATTAAAAGTAAAAGCGGTATATTTATCATATAGTTTTGATGATTCTGATATAAACCTTATGAAATGCATACTAAAAAATGAAAACATAAAACTATATAAAATGAATAATGATAATTCATATAATGAGATTTAAAATATTTATTGTAATATAAAGTTTCTTGTTTCTATATAAGGCGTTTCATCTGCAATATAGGATTCTATTACAACAATATAATTTCCTTTTGGAAGAGTTACCAATTCCTCTTTTGTTATAGTGAGCTTAAACACATCATCTTGTAAAATCGCATTATACTCTCTTTCGCCTCCATTTTGTAATTGAAGAAGCACTTTTACTTTTGTATTAGGGTCTGGCATTTCTAAAGCATTATTAGGATAATTATATGATGAAACATAAATATCTATATTCATGTCGCTGTTTCTATTAACTATTGCAGGCATTTCAATATCTTCTATTCTACTCATTTTTGTTGATAGTTTTTCTATCCAATATTCAGCAGTGTAAGCATAATCTTTAAAAGCAGTTAATTCTATATAATTAGCCTTTGAATCTATTCTTGATATAAAGAAAGGTCCGTTTGATATATAAGCGTGTCCATATTTATCTATAAAGTCAATAGCAGCCTGATATCTTTTAACAGCCTCTTCTTTTGTAATAAAATCTTCTATTCCTGCAGGTATATATTCACTATCTCTCATCTCAATTAATTTTTCTTTTATGTCAGCCACACATATAGGATTTTTTACATCTATAGCTGTCAATGATTGGTCTTGTGAAATAGTATAAACATTACCAGATTTAGAGCCCTCAAGAACAATTTTCATTATAGCTTCATTTATCTCAAAAGGAATGACTGTGTTTCTATTAGGGTTGCCTATTTTAGGACCAACTGCAGCAATAGCAATTTGTCTATTCATATCCATTGGCCAATAATAGTTGCCATAGAGTGTAAAACTTCCATCTTCATTTATTACACTTCCAACTGCATTATCCATAGCAGAAGTATATCTTCCAGCCATAGCAGAATCATAATACTTATCATTTTCATTTGTCTTTGTTATTATGTTTGCAATAAACACACTTCCATACATCAAATCAACTAAAGATGAATCTATGCCATGATGCCATTTAAAGCTTTTTGGTTTAAAATCACATTTTACATAAGCAGTAAGATTATCAGCCTTTTTATAAGTTATCTCACCATTTTCAACTTTTGTAGTTAAACCCTCTTCCCATTTTTGAGTATAAGGGTTATACATCTTAGCATTATTAGGAACTTTTACAGTGCCTACTGGTATGCCATTATTACCTGCTATAACACCTATCTCTAAACTGTTAGTATCAGCTTCACCGAGTATAAACTCTGTCTTTGCAGTGGAAGGCGATTCAAATGTAGCACCAGCATCAGAACAAGGACCTATCATTATAGCAGAATATGCATCAGAAAATCCTCCCACTCCCACAGGGTCCCAAGGGCTTATAAATAATGAACCTTGTGCAGAATGCTGAAGAACCCTAAGCACTTTTTCACCGTTTCTATTTGGTTTTATGTCGGCACTTCTTATAGACCAATCATTAACACCATCGCCAACGCCATAAAGCATTCTTCTGTTAAATCTTTCTTTATTTGCTACAAAAAACTGCGTTTGAGAGTTTAAATATATCCGTACAGCATCTTCAAGCCCAATCTCTTGCAAACGCATATTACCATTCCAATATTCATCAGCAGTTAAAAACCAGCCGTTTGAATTTTTATCGCTTATTCTTGAAGCTTCTTTATTATCATAATTCCAAAACTCAGCAACGTTTCCGCCAGGCATATAGTTGCCTTCTCTTACATACATTTGCCTAAGCGTAACATCCCACCAAGCTCTTGTTGCCCCTGCTCCCCAAGCTTCTGTTATAATATTCCATTCATAATCTTTTGGGTTTGAACCATACACAACTTGGGTGGATTTGTTTCTGTCGTATAATAGTTTTTCTACTTTTATGCCTGTCTTTTCTATTAAGTCTGATATTGCATTGCCTGCAGGAAGTCTTCCTGTGGGGTCATCAACCCTTATAACAAATTTAATAGTTACTATTTCACCATTATATTTCCACCAGCCATTTTCTTTTTTTAGCTTTCCTCTGTTTTCTGGAAGATTAGCAGCTTTTTCCATAGCTTTATTTATATCATTAATTGCTTTCTCTTCATTTCCGTTTGCTGTCATACCCATTTTTGAAGGAATGAGATTATATCTATAAGTACCGGGCTGACCGGGTGTTGCTTGAGTAAATGAAGGCTCACCTGCCCCTCTTAAAATTTCATCAACAAGTTTTTTTCTGTCTATCAAAAAATTCATTGCAAATCTTACTTCTCTTATAGCAAGAGGATTAAAGTGAGTTTTACCGTCTCTTGTAGTAACTGTATAAGGGGCTTTATTTGGCACAGGATTAAAAAGCAAAGACCAAGAACCAGAAGGTACAGCATAAGTATCAAGTTTCTCCAAATCACTTTCACTTAATGATAAATATGTGCTTCCGTCTATTCCGCTAGCCATTAAATCTGCACGTCCGTCTG contains:
- a CDS encoding ABC transporter substrate-binding protein, translated to MKFLNKIFLSIFSLLTLFSCSNSSQEEIKEIDRGGALIDKIIYEVRTDMTIAIKDVADGRADLMASGIDGSTYLSLSESDLEKLDTYAVPSGSWSLLFNPVPNKAPYTVTTRDGKTHFNPLAIREVRFAMNFLIDRKKLVDEILRGAGEPSFTQATPGQPGTYRYNLIPSKMGMTANGNEEKAINDINKAMEKAANLPENRGKLKKENGWWKYNGEIVTIKFVIRVDDPTGRLPAGNAISDLIEKTGIKVEKLLYDRNKSTQVVYGSNPKDYEWNIITEAWGAGATRAWWDVTLRQMYVREGNYMPGGNVAEFWNYDNKEASRISDKNSNGWFLTADEYWNGNMRLQEIGLEDAVRIYLNSQTQFFVANKERFNRRMLYGVGDGVNDWSIRSADIKPNRNGEKVLRVLQHSAQGSLFISPWDPVGVGGFSDAYSAIMIGPCSDAGATFESPSTAKTEFILGEADTNSLEIGVIAGNNGIPVGTVKVPNNAKMYNPYTQKWEEGLTTKVENGEITYKKADNLTAYVKCDFKPKSFKWHHGIDSSLVDLMYGSVFIANIITKTNENDKYYDSAMAGRYTSAMDNAVGSVINEDGSFTLYGNYYWPMDMNRQIAIAAVGPKIGNPNRNTVIPFEINEAIMKIVLEGSKSGNVYTISQDQSLTAIDVKNPICVADIKEKLIEMRDSEYIPAGIEDFITKEEAVKRYQAAIDFIDKYGHAYISNGPFFISRIDSKANYIELTAFKDYAYTAEYWIEKLSTKMSRIEDIEMPAIVNRNSDMNIDIYVSSYNYPNNALEMPDPNTKVKVLLQLQNGGEREYNAILQDDVFKLTITKEELVTLPKGNYIVVIESYIADETPYIETRNFILQ